The Bacillota bacterium DNA segment TAATTACCCTGTCTTCGATGATTGTGCCGTCGCGCAGGCGTACCAGCCGCCGGCAGTAGTCAGCAATGTCGGGCTCGTGGGTGACGATGATAATCGTCAATCCCCGTTCCCGGTTCAGATGCTGCAGCAAGGCCATGATTTCTTTACTCGTTTGGGTATCCAGGGCCCCGGTAGGCTCATCGGCCAGGATTGTTTCCGGCTCGTTAATCAGCGCGCGGGCAATAGCCACCCGTTGCTGCTCGCCGCCGGAAAGCTGGGTGGGCAGATGCATCTCCCTTCCCTGCAACCCTACCTGTTGTAAAGCGGCCCAAGCCCTGGTCTTCATTGCTTTACCGGGAACTCCGGCGTAAATCAAAGGTAGGCAGACATTTTCCCATGCCGTGGTATTACTTAAAAGGTTAAAGCTCTGAAACACGAAGCCGAACTGACGATTCCGGATGTAGGCCAGGCTGTCCCGGTCCAGCATGGTCACATCTTGTCCCCTCAACAAGTACCGGCCACTCGTGGGGCGATCGAGGCACCCCAGGATATGCATCAGGGTGGATTTACCCGACCCCGACGCCCCCATAATGGCCGCCATTTCTCCCTTTTGAACGACTAAATCGATACCCTTTAATGCCTGTACCAGAGTCTCCCCGGTAGCATAGACTTTGGTGACCTTGTCGACCTGTATTAAAGAATCGCCCATGATTTAATTTCACATCCCCCTCATCCTTATTGTCGGTTGCAGGGGAGGGTTAACCCCCCTCATTGATGAGGGTGAACTGCTGCTGCTGCTTTCCGCCGACTTACCGGGGGTGCTGGCGCCGATAATTACCTCTTCACCTACCTTTAGCCCGCTTTTAACCTCAATGTTGCTTTCGTCGCTCAAGCCGGTGACAATATGCCTGACTACTGGCTGTCCTTTTTCCATGACCAGGACTACAGCCCGATTCCCACTGCCTGCCGCTTGCCCCGGCTCATCTTTGAGCTGGAACTCCTCCGGCATGTTCTTCTTCATTTCTTCCTGAAACTGCTCACGGGTAATCTCGCCTCTCTCAAGCTTACCCCTAAGGTCTTCCAATTTTGCTTTCAACTCTTCGGAAAGCTCTCCTCTTCTGCCATCATCCGGCGATAGCATTTCTCTTCCCGCCTGACGGCTATCCGTTGTTTTTATTCCATTGGCATTACCACCGCTTGATGCTGTGCGGTCAGTTGCATTGTCAGTCCTTGTTGCCCGGTAACTGGCTGCAAAATTTACCGCCGCCCGGGGCACGGTAATCACATTGTCCCTTTGAGAGACAATGATGTTGACGCTTGCCGACATCCCGGCTTTAAGGAGACTGCCGGGGTCGGTCAGGGAGACAACGACGTCGTATAGCTGGACGTTGGATACCGTTGTCGCCTCCGGAGAAATCCAGGCCACCTCGCCGTTAAAGGTCCGCTCCGGGAAAGCGTTGACGGTAAAGGTCGCCTTCTGGCCAACCTTGACCTGGCTGATATCCGCCTCATTAACCTGGGCACGCAACTGGAGGCCGGTTGTGATCAGAGTGATGAGACCGGCGGTGCTGTCGGAACTTTCGCTGCCCCCGCCGCTCGTGCGCTGGCCGGTTTCACCTCTCACGGCAGCGATGACCCCGTCGAAGGGTGCCCGCAGCCGGGCGGAATCAAGATCGTTTTGGGCCAGTGTAAGCTGCGCCTGCGCGGTTTCGACCTGCGCCTCGGCGGCGGCTATATCTTCGGGGCGATTACCACTTTTTAGTGCTTCGAGGGCGGCTTGAGCCTGGCGTAACCTGGCGGCAGCCGTGTCGCGGTTAACAAGAGAATTGTTAAAATCGACCTGGGCCAGGGCTCCTATTTCAAAAAGGGCCTGATCGCGCTTTAAAGCCTCTTCGGCGCTGTCGTAGGCAACCTGGGCCTGGGCTACATTGGCTTCCGCCTGAGCAATGTCTGTTTCCAGCGCCCCTGCTTCCAAAAGGCGCAGCTTCGCCTCGGCAGCTTTAAGACTGGCTCTTGCCTGAACCACCTGGGCCTCCAGGTCGGCAGTATCAAGGCATGCCAGGAGCTGCCCTTTCTTAACCTGGTCGCCGGGTTTAACGTATATCTCTTTGATGAAACCGCTGGTTTTGAAATTCAGACCAACGCTTTTAACCGCCTCGATCGTTCCTGTTGCCCTGACCGTGTTGACTATGCTTCCTTGCCTGACAGGCATGGACATGTAGTTTACCTGGCCCTGGCGCCCCTGCCACCACCAGTACCCTGCACCGATAACCAGTACAGCTAAACAACCAAGCAATAAAAATAACCCTTTACGCCTCTGTTGAGGCTTTAAAACAGCTACTGCCTCGGTCGTCGTGGCCACCTCCTGAATTTTCCTTGAATTTCTTACTTTAATTAGGCACCTCCGCCGGAAGCAGCCCAGGGTTTCTCAAAAGCCATTCTTAGATAGGTGTGGTTTCGAACCGCTTCTTCTACAGCATCTTGGGCCTGAGTTACCTCCACTTCGGCAGCTACCAGTTCCGCCCTGGTGATCATGCCGATATCAAATTTCACCTGCGCGACACGCAGCTTTTGCTGAGCTGCTTTTAGCGCTTCCTGGGCCGTATTGTATTTTTCCTCAAGACTTTTAGCCTGGTAATACAGACTGCGAGTAACATTGGCCAGAAGTTCTTTAGCGCCGGCTGCATCCAGCTCTGCCTGATCAAGTTCCGTTTGCCTTACCTCATATGGTGTGTAATCGCCACTAAAATATATCATGTCGGCAGCCCACTTCGCCAGGGTTACTTTCTGTTGGGCAAGCCAGGCGCTGGGGCTTTCTTCGATGACCCGCTGTACTTCATAGTCGAGGTTGGCCACTTCTAAAGGCTCGTAGGCGGGCTTATCTGTCAACCTCGGTCGCTCATTAGAGCCTAGCCCGACCAGCTGGTTGAAGGCGTTGTAGGCATCCTCCAGGCTATGCCTGGCGGTAACCTCATTGCTTTGCGCCTGTTTCCATTGCAATTCAGCTTCGCTCAGGCTTGAAGGGGATGCTGCACCATACGTAAGCCGGTTACGGGTGTTTTGCAAGTTGATCAGAGCTTGTTGCGTCAATTTTTCCATGGTAGCCAGTTTCATTTCCGCCACCTGGACATCCCAGTAGCCTTTGCAAACTTTTAGCACCAGGGCGTCCGTAGTCGAAGTCAATGTTTTTTTGCTCATCTGCCAGTTGAGATCGGCTGAGAGCAGCCTGTTCCAGCTGACCTCGATTTCCGGGTTATAGGTTTCTCCCTCGGCAGGAATAAAGCTCAGCGCTTCACTTGCTTTCTCCCGGAGTGCTTCTGTTCGCTTAACTTCATATTGGGCTTTTTTCAGGTCCTTGCTGTTGCTAAGAGCCAGATTTAAAGCATCTTCAAGAGTCAGAGCCCTGTTTTCCTGTTCTGCAAAAGCTTTAGGTAACGGGAGTCCCAGCACAAAGAATAAAATCAGGAACAAGGTAATGCCCTTCCGCATTTCATCCCTCCTCGTTTTTCTTCCGGACACTGTGGAGTCGCCCGGTATCCGGCCTTTTCGTACTAGTCCGGCCAGATCAACTGGATAAAAGTAACAGACTGCTCACCACTCGAAAGTTTTTCTCCAAACCACAACATTAATAAATCGCCTTCCTGAATATCCCCGACTTCGAGCCGGGCTGTTTCCTGATTTTCGGAGTTCCTGTTAAAGTCTTGAATTTTAATGATTTGGGCATCTGCAGAAATTACCAGGTCGAATGTTTTATCTGTAACCTGGAACATTTCTGCTCTGCGCTCGGCACGTTCTTCCGGACTTGGAGGCGGCTCCCCCTGCCTTTGTTGAATTTCGCTTCTTTCAGGAGGTCCACTTTCAGGAGGTCCAGAGGGCCTGCTTGGCGTCCTGACCTCGTAAACGGTTAACTTGTTACCGGCAATGGTTTTCACTTTTCCGATCATCTCGGGGGGCCTTCCGGGAGGCGCAGGCTGCTTTATGTTCTCGCCGGATGCTGTTACACTCGCAGAATCCTTCGCCCCGGTGTTACCTGCCGAGTCGGTCTTGGAGCTACATCCTGCTGCCACCAAGAACAAGAACAGGAAAACAGTTGCCGCTGCCAACAATTTCTTGCCCAACATAAAAATTCCACCTCTCCTCACTACTTACCTGCTATTACATATTCTCCGACACAGTGAAAAATACAGAAAATATTAACACCAGACCGTACCTTCCATCACCTCCAGTTGCAAACCGGCTTTAGCCGCCCGGGCAGTGGGCGCCTTTTTCCTCAACTTTTATGGGATTTTCAGGGAGAAGGGCGGTTTCATTCAGCTCTTGCAGGAGGCACTCTCTTCCCCTTGCGTAGATCGCGGAAACCCTTGCTTTTGAGTTGCCAGTGTACAGGGATATTTCCTTGCAGTCCAGTCTGGCTGTTTCCCTTAACAGCAGGACCAACCTTTCTTCGGGGGGCAAGCGGAGGATGGCGTCCTGGAGTTTTGCTTCCAAGTCGGTGCGGTCAGTTTTACTTTTTGGATGGTTATTTGTTGCGCTGAACTCGTCAAGAAAGTAAGAGCAAAATGTTTTCCATATCGTTAAGTCGTCAAGACCCGAACCGGCTTCGGCGCAGAGATCAAAAGTCTGTTTTATCAGAGACTCTGCCGTCTCTTTGGAACCTGAAAGGTGGAGGCTTAAGTTGTACATTTGGTTTATTATTTCTGTTAACCAGGGTGTTTTCTTCTGAGAACCTCTCCGGAATGGCGTCCAAAATTTCCTTCTCATAGCTAAAATTTATAAATGAAAATTGTGGGAGAATTATCAAGAAATTATGGGAGATTATGAAAAAACTGCTTCCCCGAAAGCGGTAATGGTGCATACAATCCATGACCAATTAGAAACAAGGTAAATACTTCCTCTAGAGCAAGACTAATAAAGATCAATCAGCCGACACCCTCATGGTTGTTCGATTTCACAATTTCCCATGAACTTTTGATAATTTTTCCGCACTTTTGCTTCATACTGATAACCGGGAGGTACTCAAAAACAATGTGAAAGGAGTGGTTACCATTAACTGGAAGAGAAGCGTAATTCCTGTTACTCTTGCCTTAACACTCCTAATACCAACAGCAGCGTTCGCAGCTAGAAACGTAAGCGCCGATGATAATAAGAAGGATTTTAGCAGGCTGCGTACGGCAATTACCGAGCAGGCACAATTTACAGGAGAATTACGCGGTAAAAGAGGAGAACTTCCCGAAGAGTTGAAAGCAAAACTGGAAGACCTCAAGGGCAAGCTTGAAAGCGGCGAGATTACCCGCGAGCAATTTCGGGAAGAAATGAAGAAGATCATGCCTGAGAAGTTTCCGTTACAAGGAAGAGAGCTTTCCGAAGAGTTGAAGGCAAAAATAGCGGAGTTGAGAGACGAGCTTAAAAATGGCGAACTGACACCCGAACAGTTTCGGGAAGAGATGAAGCAGCTTTTGCCGGAGGGGTTTCAGCCTAAAGAGGGAGAAAGGTGGCCCGGTAAAAGAGGAGAGCTTCCCGAAGAGTTGAAAGCAAAATTTGAGGAACTCAAGGGCAAGCTTGAGGGCGGCGAGATTACCCGCGAGCAGTTTCGGGAAGAAATGAAGCAGTTGAGACAGGAACAATTTCAATACTTGAAAGCCCAGCAACAATAATAGTAAAACGAGTACCTCCCTGGATGTATTGAGCATGCTTAAAAGGACGTGTTGTAAAAAAATACGTCCTTTTTGTTATAATTGAGTCAAGGGAGGTCAAGATGTGTCTTTTCGAATTTATTTAGTTGAGGATGATCGCAACCTAAATTCCGTGCTGACCAGTTATTTACAAAAAGAAGGGTGGCAGGTCTCCTCTTTTTTTACCGGAGAAGCAGCGAGACAAGCCATCGACGGTTCTCCCCATTTATGGATATTGGACATTATGCTCCCTGACATCGACGGTTTCCAGCTTATCAAAGAGATTAAAGCCGCTTCACCTGATATCCCGGTAATTTTTATTTCTGCCCGGGATGCTGACATCGACCGGGTTGTTGGGCTGGAAATGGGCAGTGACGATTATCTGCCAAAACCTTTTCTGCCCCGCGAGTTAGTGATCCGGACTCGTAAACTGTTGGAGCGTGTATATATGAGCACTGCGCAACAGACCGAGACATTGGCCCTGACGATTTCTCCCTATTATATCAATGAGGCAAGCAGAACAATCAGGTTAGGCGAAGGAGCCGTTGAGCTGACCTCCAAAGAATTCGACCTCTTGCTTTTCTTTGCCAAAAATCAAGGACAGGCATTATCCAGGGGACAGATACTCAATTATATCTGGGGTGAAGATTATTTCGGAACAGACCGGGTAGTTGACGATCTGGTCAGACGACTACGCAAAAAGATGCCGGAGTTGCGCATCGAAACGATATACGGGTATGGTTACCGGATGGTGAAGTCATGAAAAATCTTCCGTTATCTCTGCAGATCTGGTTGGTTTTTACTGCCATTGCTTTAGGGATCTCAATCTCATTAACCGTTTTGTTCCCCTGGACTTTGCGAGATTTCTTTACCCGAGAAATTTATGCCACTATCGAAAGCGCTCAAAGTTTGCTCTTTAATCGACTTGCCAGCGAGTTGAATAGAGAGATGTGGGAACCGGGGGTTTTTGCTGACCGAAGGCAACAACCGCAGGATATTCGCGCCGTTAATCATATTATAGTCTCATTCGAAAACGGTGAGTTCATTTCTTTCCCCCTCCCCCTCCTTTCTGAAGAATTCTGGTACAAGGTAAAAAATGAAGCAAAAGAACAAAAAGGTGACAGCCAGCGGTATAGTGGTCAGGTTGGGGGCAGAAAAATATTTTACGTAATAACCAGAAGTAATGTACGGGGGCGTAACGTTTTTCTTGTCTCGTATATGTGGGATTCTTACCGCGAGGATCTGGTGCAAACCCTTTTTAAAAGATTAGTATTAATAATGAGCTTTGTTTTTCTACTTAGTTGGGTGCCCTCTCTTGGTCTGGCAAGATATTTATCTAACCCGTTGGTAACTTTAGAGAAACGCGTTAAAAAGCTTGCTAACCGCGACTGGCATGAGCCCATCCAGTTACAACGCGAAGATGAAATAGGCAGGTTAGGCCAGTCCGTAGAGCAGCTGAGAACCCATCTGATTCGGCAGGATGAAGCTCAGCAGTCGTTTTTGCAGCATATATCCCATGAGCTAAAAACTCCTGTTATGGTAATCCGCAGTTATGTGCAGTCAATTCGCGACGGCATCTATCCGAAAGGAGACTTAACAAGCACGGTACAGGTAATCGAAGAAGAGGCCGAGCGACTGGAAAAACGTATTCGCAACCTGCTTTATCTGACTAAACTCGACTATATGGCAACTCATAAACCTTTGCACGAAACTTTTGATATGACCCAATTAATCAGGGAAGTAATTGAGAGGTTGCGCTGGCGTCGCAGAGATCTGGACTGGTCGTTAAAGCTCTCTCCCGTTAAAAGCAAAGGGGATATCGAACAATGGCGGGTAGCTTTAGAAAATTTATTCGATAATCAGATACGTTATGCCAGAGAACAGATTAAAATCTCTTTAGCTCCAGGGGGCAGCAGCAACGGAACTGCTCTGATGCACATCTGGAACGATGGGCCCGCGATCGAGCAAGAAATCCTGGACAGGCTGTTTCAAAAGTTTAATAAAGGATACAAGGGAGAATTTGGGCTCGGCCTGGCTGTTGTCCAGCGTATTGCCTCTCTGCATGGTGCCAAAATATGGGCTGTAAACGAAGAAAAAGGAGTTTCTTTTTACCTGGAAATTCATGTTGCTTCAACTTAAACGGCAACTAAGCCTTTTCCCGGCAGCCGCTTAACCAGGTCTTCTGCCGGGTGGGGGTTTGACCTTGGATAGTCTCAGGCAGAGCCGGTCAATCAAGCCCTCCAACTGGAGCGGGTAGCTTGTGTAAGCTGGCAGGTTATGTTAAACTATTCCAAAGTAAAATTTGACAAAGGAAGCGCAGGAGGGAGCCGGCGTGTTCAAAGCCCTGCTCTTTGATCTGGACGGTACCCTGGTACCCATGAACATGGATCATTTTATGAGGGAATACTTTCGGGCCGTAACCCATAAGTTTGCCAACCTCGTCCAACCCGAGAAACTGGTCCGGGAAATTCTTAACGGGACAATGGCCATGATCAATAACACCGATCCTGAGAAAACCAATAAAGAGGTTTTCTGGTCGCACTTTCTTTCCCGCGTCAACCTTCCTGAAGAGGTTCTCGTGCCGATGTTCGATGAATTTTACGTCTCCGAGTTTGCGGATCTTAAGTGCTGCGCTCATCCCAACCCCTTGGCCCGCCCTTTAATGGACCTCCTGTTTGAAAAGGGTTTTCAGGTAGCGATCGCCACCAATCCCGTCTTCCCTGAAAGGGCAATCCGGGAGCGCATGAGCTGGGTTGAAATCGGCGACCTGCCGTATGCCCTCGTGACGACTTATGAAAACAGTCACTTCTGCAAGCCCAGGGTAGAGTATTATGAAGAGGTAATCGGCCACCTAGGCGTTAAGCCTCAAGAGTGTTTAATGATCGGGAACGATGTGGAGGAGGACCTCGTTGCCAGGAAACTGGGAGTCAGGACTTTTCTGGTGGAAGATTGGCTTTTAAACCCGCGGGATCTCCCCATCGAGACCGACTACAGGGGCTCTTTCAGGGATCTCGCCTCCTTTTTGAACGGTTTGCGTGTTGCTGTTACCCCCGCACCGGGTTGCGAGATAAGAGATACGGAGGTCTCTCAAATTGAATAAAACCACTTTTCCGGTACCGGACGAGTTTGTACACCTTCACGTCCACAGCGAATACAGCTTGCTGGACGGGGCGGCGCGGCTGAAAGATCTGGTTAAAACTGCGGCGGAGATGGGAATGCCGGCCCTTGCCCTCACGGACCACGGCGTTATGTACGGCGTGATTGACTTTTACCGGCTGGCGAAAGAATACGGCATTCATCCGGTTTTGGGGTGTGAAGTTTATGTAGCTACGAGAACGCGCTTCGACCGGGTACCCCACGTGGATGATTCTCAGCACCACCTGACCCTCCTGGCAGAAAACGAGACAGGTTATAAAAATTTGCTGGCTCTGGTATCTGCTGCTTATCTGGAAGGTTTTTACTACAAGCCCCGCGTTGACCGGGAACTGCTGGCCAGACACAGTAAAGGTTTAATTGCTTTGAGTGCCTGCCTGGCCGGAGAGGTGCCTTCTGCGCTCCTTGCCGGCGAGCGGGAAAAGGCGCTGGAAGCCGCCCATACGTACCGGGAGGTCTTCGGTCCTGCTAACTTTTTCCTGGAACTAATGGATCACAGGATGCCGGAACAGCAGCGGGTCAATGCCGGGTTGAGGGAACTGGCACGGACCGCGGGGATTCCGCTGGTTGTGACCAACGACGTCCACTACATCCGGAAAGAAGACGCCCAGGTGCACGATGCCCTTCTGTGTATCCAGACGGGAAAAACGCTTCAAGACGAGAACCGCTTGCGTTTCGCCACACAGGAGTTTTATCTTAAATCGCCGGGGGAAATGGCGGCCCTTTTTCCCGAAGACAGAGAAGCGCTCAGGCGTACCAGGGAGATTGCCGAACGCTGCCAGGTATGCCTGGATTTCAACCAAATGCACCTTCCCGAATATCGGGTTCCGGAAGAGTATGACTTAGATTCCTATTTACGAAAACTCTGCTGGGATGGTTTAAACCTGCGCTACCGGGAGGAGATTCCTCCGGGGGCGCGGGAGCGGTTGGAATACGAACTTGAAGTGCT contains these protein-coding regions:
- a CDS encoding ABC transporter ATP-binding protein, whose amino-acid sequence is MGDSLIQVDKVTKVYATGETLVQALKGIDLVVQKGEMAAIMGASGSGKSTLMHILGCLDRPTSGRYLLRGQDVTMLDRDSLAYIRNRQFGFVFQSFNLLSNTTAWENVCLPLIYAGVPGKAMKTRAWAALQQVGLQGREMHLPTQLSGGEQQRVAIARALINEPETILADEPTGALDTQTSKEIMALLQHLNRERGLTIIIVTHEPDIADYCRRLVRLRDGTIIEDRVIKEVQQPEKELAAISQEEGRL
- a CDS encoding efflux RND transporter periplasmic adaptor subunit, coding for MATTTEAVAVLKPQQRRKGLFLLLGCLAVLVIGAGYWWWQGRQGQVNYMSMPVRQGSIVNTVRATGTIEAVKSVGLNFKTSGFIKEIYVKPGDQVKKGQLLACLDTADLEAQVVQARASLKAAEAKLRLLEAGALETDIAQAEANVAQAQVAYDSAEEALKRDQALFEIGALAQVDFNNSLVNRDTAAARLRQAQAALEALKSGNRPEDIAAAEAQVETAQAQLTLAQNDLDSARLRAPFDGVIAAVRGETGQRTSGGGSESSDSTAGLITLITTGLQLRAQVNEADISQVKVGQKATFTVNAFPERTFNGEVAWISPEATTVSNVQLYDVVVSLTDPGSLLKAGMSASVNIIVSQRDNVITVPRAAVNFAASYRATRTDNATDRTASSGGNANGIKTTDSRQAGREMLSPDDGRRGELSEELKAKLEDLRGKLERGEITREQFQEEMKKNMPEEFQLKDEPGQAAGSGNRAVVLVMEKGQPVVRHIVTGLSDESNIEVKSGLKVGEEVIIGASTPGKSAESSSSSSPSSMRGVNPPLQPTIRMRGM
- a CDS encoding TolC family protein, which gives rise to MRKGITLFLILFFVLGLPLPKAFAEQENRALTLEDALNLALSNSKDLKKAQYEVKRTEALREKASEALSFIPAEGETYNPEIEVSWNRLLSADLNWQMSKKTLTSTTDALVLKVCKGYWDVQVAEMKLATMEKLTQQALINLQNTRNRLTYGAASPSSLSEAELQWKQAQSNEVTARHSLEDAYNAFNQLVGLGSNERPRLTDKPAYEPLEVANLDYEVQRVIEESPSAWLAQQKVTLAKWAADMIYFSGDYTPYEVRQTELDQAELDAAGAKELLANVTRSLYYQAKSLEEKYNTAQEALKAAQQKLRVAQVKFDIGMITRAELVAAEVEVTQAQDAVEEAVRNHTYLRMAFEKPWAASGGGA
- a CDS encoding sigma factor-like helix-turn-helix DNA-binding protein; protein product: MYNLSLHLSGSKETAESLIKQTFDLCAEAGSGLDDLTIWKTFCSYFLDEFSATNNHPKSKTDRTDLEAKLQDAILRLPPEERLVLLLRETARLDCKEISLYTGNSKARVSAIYARGRECLLQELNETALLPENPIKVEEKGAHCPGG
- a CDS encoding SHOCT domain-containing protein, giving the protein MKGVVTINWKRSVIPVTLALTLLIPTAAFAARNVSADDNKKDFSRLRTAITEQAQFTGELRGKRGELPEELKAKLEDLKGKLESGEITREQFREEMKKIMPEKFPLQGRELSEELKAKIAELRDELKNGELTPEQFREEMKQLLPEGFQPKEGERWPGKRGELPEELKAKFEELKGKLEGGEITREQFREEMKQLRQEQFQYLKAQQQ
- a CDS encoding response regulator transcription factor, which translates into the protein MSFRIYLVEDDRNLNSVLTSYLQKEGWQVSSFFTGEAARQAIDGSPHLWILDIMLPDIDGFQLIKEIKAASPDIPVIFISARDADIDRVVGLEMGSDDYLPKPFLPRELVIRTRKLLERVYMSTAQQTETLALTISPYYINEASRTIRLGEGAVELTSKEFDLLLFFAKNQGQALSRGQILNYIWGEDYFGTDRVVDDLVRRLRKKMPELRIETIYGYGYRMVKS
- a CDS encoding HAMP domain-containing sensor histidine kinase, whose amino-acid sequence is MKNLPLSLQIWLVFTAIALGISISLTVLFPWTLRDFFTREIYATIESAQSLLFNRLASELNREMWEPGVFADRRQQPQDIRAVNHIIVSFENGEFISFPLPLLSEEFWYKVKNEAKEQKGDSQRYSGQVGGRKIFYVITRSNVRGRNVFLVSYMWDSYREDLVQTLFKRLVLIMSFVFLLSWVPSLGLARYLSNPLVTLEKRVKKLANRDWHEPIQLQREDEIGRLGQSVEQLRTHLIRQDEAQQSFLQHISHELKTPVMVIRSYVQSIRDGIYPKGDLTSTVQVIEEEAERLEKRIRNLLYLTKLDYMATHKPLHETFDMTQLIREVIERLRWRRRDLDWSLKLSPVKSKGDIEQWRVALENLFDNQIRYAREQIKISLAPGGSSNGTALMHIWNDGPAIEQEILDRLFQKFNKGYKGEFGLGLAVVQRIASLHGAKIWAVNEEKGVSFYLEIHVAST
- a CDS encoding HAD family hydrolase, with the protein product MFKALLFDLDGTLVPMNMDHFMREYFRAVTHKFANLVQPEKLVREILNGTMAMINNTDPEKTNKEVFWSHFLSRVNLPEEVLVPMFDEFYVSEFADLKCCAHPNPLARPLMDLLFEKGFQVAIATNPVFPERAIRERMSWVEIGDLPYALVTTYENSHFCKPRVEYYEEVIGHLGVKPQECLMIGNDVEEDLVARKLGVRTFLVEDWLLNPRDLPIETDYRGSFRDLASFLNGLRVAVTPAPGCEIRDTEVSQIE